GCGATCCAGCTCAGCAGGTAGGCCAGCGAGAAGAACCAGGCCAGGGGGCGGCGAGCGACCAGATCCCGCAGGCGCCTGCCTTCCTTCCGGCCGGTGGGGCCGGGCCGGCCGGCGGGGTCCTTCCGGCCGCTGTGGACCGGCCTCGATTCCTCGTTGAAGTCTGTGTGAGTGCTCACCGCTGCGGCCCTTCGGACGTGGTTTGACGCGACGTCATGAGCACACCAGTCGCGAGTCCGGGGGGCAGTGACACGTACACCCGAAGTGGCGGTACAGCAGGCTGTACCGCAGGGGGTCGGACCGGACCACAGCGGGTCAGACCAGGCGGCGCGCGTCCTCCAGGTAGCGCAGGACGGCGGCGACGCGGCGATCCACCTCGTCGGCGGCGGACATGTTCAGCTTGGCGAAGATGCTGCGGATGTGCTTGTGGACGGCGCCGGCCGTCACCGTCAGCCGCTCGGCGATGGCCGCGTTGCCCAGCCCTTCGGCCATCAGCCCCAGCACCTCCCGCTCGCGGGGGCTGAGCCGCTCCAGCCGGCTGTCCTGGCGGGAGCGGGTGAAGAGCTGGGCGACGACCTCGGGGTCGATCGCCGTGCCCCCGTCGGCCACCCGGCGCAGCGCGTCCAGGAACTCCTCCACCCGGCCCACGCGTTCCTTGAGCAGATACCCCAGCCCCTCTACGCCGCCGGTGAGCAGCTCCGTGGCGAAGGTCTGCTCGACGTACGCGGACAGCACCAGGACGGCCAGGCCGGGGCGGCGGCTCCGGGCCTCGACGGCCGCGCGGATTCCTTCATCGGAGTGCGTCGGCGGCATGCGGACGTCGAGGATGGCCATGTCGGGCTGGTGTTCTTCGACGGCGGCCAGCACCTCCTCGGCCGTGCCCGCGGTGGCCACCACGTCGAGACCCTCCGCGCGCAGGAG
This sequence is a window from Streptomyces sp. NBC_01775. Protein-coding genes within it:
- a CDS encoding response regulator transcription factor, with the protein product MRIVIAEDDPLLREGIALLLRAEGLDVVATAGTAEEVLAAVEEHQPDMAILDVRMPPTHSDEGIRAAVEARSRRPGLAVLVLSAYVEQTFATELLTGGVEGLGYLLKERVGRVEEFLDALRRVADGGTAIDPEVVAQLFTRSRQDSRLERLSPREREVLGLMAEGLGNAAIAERLTVTAGAVHKHIRSIFAKLNMSAADEVDRRVAAVLRYLEDARRLV